The Fibrobacter sp. UWT2 DNA segment TATATAAATAGTAATGGTAATTGATAGGGTGAATAGTGGATAAAATTGTGAAAACGAAATCATAAGTCTTTGAGAGGCAAAAACTTATAAAACTAAAAAAAGAGAAAATAAATGTTGAAAACTTTCAATATGTTCACTTTTTTCAATGTTGATAAGTGTTAAAGTAGGGTTTTCAATGCCAATTCACAGACGATGCACCGAAATATGTTGAAAATGCTATGATTTTTGTCACATTTGGCAATAAAAAGGAAAAAATTAGAAACACAGCATAGATATAATAGTTATATTGTACAAACAAAATGTCATCAAAGATCCTTAAAATAGGTCAGATATCCGATATCCATATCGGTAATGGAGAAGAGCTCGTACAGGGAATCGATGTTTGTGCGAATTTCCGTAAGGCTCTCTATTCCAAGTCTATGCAGAACCTGGATCTTTTGGTGTTGTCTGGAGACCTTTCCGAAAATTCCGAGCCGGGCGCATATGAATATGTCGCCTCCCTCCTGAAGGATTGCAAAAGTCCTTATTGCATTATTCCGGGCAACCATGATGACCTCAACGTCATGCGGAAATATTTCGACATCGAATCCGTGATTCACGGTGACAGGTGTTTCTACCGCTACGACTTGAACGGCCGGACTATCTTTTTCCTGGATAGCGCCTGCGGAAATGTTTCACCGGAACAGTTGACTTGGCTCAAGGAAGAAGCTGCAAAGATCAAGGATGAAATCATCCTGTTCATGCACCATCCGCCTTGTTTCTGCGGTCACCGTTTCATGGACTTGCGCTATCATCTTGAAAACATGGTCGAAGTCCAGCAGGTTCTTGCAGATATCAGGAATCTGACTCACATCTATGTGGGCCACTACCATCACCAGTTCGAAGTGAACATGGGTCGCCAGGTTGTGCATGTCGCACCGGCAACTCAGTTCCAGATTGATCCCAACGTACCCTATTTTAATCTGAAAAGTGCCGCTCCCGGCTGGCAATTGATAGAATGGGGCGAAAAATTTGTAGAAACTACAGTTTATTTTGAATGAACCCCTTGAATTTTTAAAACTATTTGACTAAATTTGGGAAAAATTTGGCGGCTTAGCTCAGTTGGTAGAGCGTCGGAATCATAATCCGCAGGTCTGTGGTTCGAGCCCACAAGCCGCTAGTATTTTGAAAAAGAGGCTGATATGTCAA contains these protein-coding regions:
- a CDS encoding metallophosphoesterase, with the protein product MSSKILKIGQISDIHIGNGEELVQGIDVCANFRKALYSKSMQNLDLLVLSGDLSENSEPGAYEYVASLLKDCKSPYCIIPGNHDDLNVMRKYFDIESVIHGDRCFYRYDLNGRTIFFLDSACGNVSPEQLTWLKEEAAKIKDEIILFMHHPPCFCGHRFMDLRYHLENMVEVQQVLADIRNLTHIYVGHYHHQFEVNMGRQVVHVAPATQFQIDPNVPYFNLKSAAPGWQLIEWGEKFVETTVYFE